One segment of Streptomyces sp. TG1A-8 DNA contains the following:
- a CDS encoding lysozyme codes for MRHHRGRWRLYVTGTLTGLLLSLPAPSAVPAPGKPVPVRGSAHMGMGVLAHDGSAAPADTVPPAGRVTQTEGVDVSSHQLDVAWTTLWDSGTRWAYTKGTEGTYYKNPYFTQQYNGSYGVGMIRGAYHFATPDTTGGATQADYFVDHGGGWSKDGRTLPGALDIEWNPYGDDCYGKTRSAMVTWIRDFLTRYKSRTGRDAVIYTATSWWTQCTGNYGGFAATNPLWIARYASSVGTLPAGWSFHTMWQYTATGPTVGDHDRFNGAADKLRNLATG; via the coding sequence ATGCGACACCACCGCGGCCGCTGGCGCCTGTACGTCACCGGCACCCTGACCGGCCTCCTCCTGTCCCTGCCGGCGCCTTCCGCCGTGCCCGCGCCGGGCAAGCCCGTACCCGTCCGCGGCAGCGCCCACATGGGGATGGGCGTGCTCGCCCACGACGGCTCCGCGGCCCCGGCGGACACCGTCCCGCCCGCCGGCCGGGTGACCCAGACCGAGGGCGTGGACGTCTCCAGCCACCAGCTCGACGTCGCCTGGACGACGCTGTGGGACAGCGGGACCAGGTGGGCCTACACCAAGGGGACGGAAGGCACCTACTACAAGAACCCCTATTTCACCCAGCAGTACAACGGCTCCTACGGCGTCGGCATGATCCGCGGCGCCTACCACTTCGCCACCCCGGACACCACGGGCGGTGCCACCCAGGCCGACTACTTCGTCGACCACGGCGGCGGCTGGTCCAAGGACGGCAGGACGCTCCCGGGCGCCCTCGACATCGAGTGGAACCCCTACGGCGACGACTGCTACGGCAAGACCAGGAGCGCCATGGTCACCTGGATCCGTGACTTCCTCACCCGCTACAAGTCCCGCACCGGCCGCGACGCCGTCATCTACACCGCCACCAGCTGGTGGACCCAGTGCACCGGCAACTACGGGGGCTTCGCCGCGACCAACCCGCTGTGGATCGCCCGGTACGCCTCGTCGGTGGGGACGCTGCCCGCGGGCTGGTCGTTCCACACCATGTGGCAGTACACCGCGACGGGTCCGACGGTCGGCGACCACGACCGGTTCAACGGAGCCGCCGACAAGCTGCGCAACCTCGCCACGGGCTGA
- a CDS encoding aromatic acid exporter family protein gives MRRACAGPGRERDLAVQILKAALAAWLAWAVSGWWLHAPVAFVAPWVAVVLVESTVYRSIAHGLQQLGAIAAGTVMATGVGLLLRDTMAAMAVVLPVVLLLGHWRRLGSQGIYAATGALFVLTNGSVSVATSAARLAETLFGAVVGIAVNALIRPPVYLHDTRAVLRDATEEAHDILRAVADGLADGRWDAEEAGSWHERALRLHRLVEQGHAAIDRSRESLRVNLRSRTGSAPLPGKGYEDAVVVLDYAAVHTAGVTRTVLEAASKDRPASRPRPQPARRYAQFLRQTAHALRLYGHNRFGHASDDGLREAVAQLRGTLRGLRVDLVRSMTDDPDEVATYGALLAQAHRLADQLAVPAP, from the coding sequence GTGCGCCGAGCGTGCGCGGGTCCGGGCCGGGAACGGGATCTGGCCGTCCAGATCCTGAAGGCGGCCCTGGCAGCCTGGCTGGCCTGGGCGGTGTCGGGCTGGTGGCTGCACGCACCCGTGGCGTTCGTCGCGCCCTGGGTGGCGGTGGTCCTGGTGGAGTCGACCGTGTACCGGTCGATCGCACACGGCCTGCAGCAGCTGGGGGCGATCGCGGCCGGCACGGTCATGGCCACCGGGGTGGGGCTGCTGCTGCGCGACACCATGGCCGCGATGGCGGTGGTGCTGCCCGTCGTCCTGCTGCTGGGGCACTGGCGGCGGCTGGGCAGCCAGGGCATCTACGCGGCCACCGGCGCTCTGTTCGTGCTGACCAACGGGTCGGTCTCCGTCGCCACTTCGGCCGCCCGGCTCGCCGAGACGCTCTTCGGTGCCGTAGTCGGCATCGCCGTGAACGCGCTGATCCGTCCACCGGTGTACCTGCACGACACCCGGGCCGTGCTGCGGGACGCGACCGAGGAGGCGCACGACATCCTGCGGGCGGTGGCCGACGGTCTGGCCGACGGGCGCTGGGACGCCGAGGAGGCCGGTTCCTGGCACGAGCGCGCCCTGCGGCTGCACCGCCTCGTGGAGCAGGGCCACGCCGCGATCGACCGGAGCCGGGAGAGCCTGCGGGTCAACCTGCGCAGCCGCACCGGGTCCGCGCCGCTGCCCGGCAAGGGGTACGAGGACGCCGTCGTGGTGCTGGACTATGCGGCCGTCCACACCGCGGGCGTGACCCGCACGGTGCTGGAAGCCGCCTCGAAGGACCGGCCGGCCTCCCGGCCGCGGCCGCAACCCGCGCGCCGGTACGCGCAGTTCCTGCGCCAGACCGCCCACGCGCTGCGGCTGTACGGCCACAACCGGTTCGGGCACGCGAGCGACGACGGGCTGCGCGAGGCCGTGGCGCAGTTGCGCGGGACGCTGCGCGGGCTGCGCGTGGACCTGGTGCGTTCGATGACGGACGACCCCGACGAGGTCGCCACCTACGGCGCGCTGCTCGCCCAGGCCCACCGGCTGGCCGACCAGCTGGCCGTCCCGGCCCCCTGA
- a CDS encoding ANTAR domain-containing protein — protein sequence MAFFALSRHRPLALLSTTDLVKEYNRLSDENLHLQRAVTSHALIDQAIGAVVVLGQIPPEEAWRTLRDVSQRTNTKLRTVAEHILAYAQGAALTEAEQTELGRAIARYRGCARPE from the coding sequence ATGGCCTTCTTCGCGCTCTCCCGGCATCGGCCACTGGCCCTGCTGTCCACGACCGACCTGGTCAAGGAGTACAACCGCCTCAGCGACGAGAACCTCCACCTGCAGCGCGCGGTGACCTCGCACGCGCTGATCGACCAGGCCATCGGTGCCGTCGTCGTCCTCGGGCAGATCCCCCCGGAGGAAGCCTGGCGGACGCTGCGCGACGTCTCCCAGCGCACGAACACCAAGCTGCGCACCGTGGCCGAGCACATCCTCGCCTACGCCCAGGGGGCCGCGCTCACCGAGGCGGAGCAGACCGAGCTGGGGCGGGCCATCGCCCGCTACCGGGGGTGCGCGCGCCCCGAGTGA
- a CDS encoding DUF1360 domain-containing protein gives MTTDAGEYDDQGEVPLRGYATLASVFAAGIGAYALLARRRGVRLPQEVPPWDVVLLGIATYKTSRLLTRDKITSFIRAPFTRRAGAGKGNEVMDEPRGTGLQRSVGDLLACPFCTSAWTAASLVCSYAASPRLTRLVCGGLGAVTVADWMQYAWTWTQQTEDD, from the coding sequence ATGACGACGGACGCCGGAGAGTACGACGACCAGGGCGAGGTGCCCCTGCGGGGTTACGCCACACTCGCTTCCGTGTTCGCCGCGGGCATCGGCGCCTACGCCCTCCTGGCCCGGCGCCGGGGGGTCCGGCTGCCGCAGGAGGTCCCGCCGTGGGACGTCGTGCTGCTGGGGATCGCCACCTACAAGACGTCCCGGCTGCTCACCCGGGACAAGATCACGAGCTTCATCCGGGCCCCGTTCACCCGCCGCGCGGGTGCGGGCAAGGGGAACGAGGTCATGGACGAGCCGCGGGGCACCGGCCTGCAGCGCTCGGTGGGTGACCTGCTGGCCTGCCCGTTCTGCACCTCGGCCTGGACGGCGGCGTCCCTGGTGTGCTCCTACGCCGCCTCTCCGCGGCTGACCCGCCTGGTCTGCGGCGGCCTCGGCGCGGTGACGGTGGCGGACTGGATGCAGTACGCGTGGACCTGGACCCAGCAGACGGAGGACGACTGA
- a CDS encoding PHB depolymerase family esterase yields the protein MQTRAARLIPVLVALVAAVATALGTPGRATAAPSLTEVTGFGTNPGALRMFRYDPADLPSGAPVVVALHGCTQNAGYAADSGWTALADRWHFSVVVPQQTSSNNLSGCFDWFQSGDIRRGDGEAASIAQMVDRQLADVHGDPARVYVTGLSAGGGMTAVMAATYPEKFRAAGIVAGLPYDCSDAAGGPYPCMYGWARQTPAQWGDRVRGARPGYTGPWPALTVFQGSADTTVNPANMTDLVRQWTNVQGADQSADVSDTVAGHPHRVYRDPAGRSVVETYAVTGMGHGQPVDPATGCGRAAPYVLDVHLCAAYRLGLGWGLDQPLG from the coding sequence ATGCAGACCAGAGCCGCACGTCTGATCCCCGTCCTCGTGGCCCTCGTGGCCGCCGTGGCCACCGCGCTGGGCACACCCGGCAGGGCCACCGCCGCTCCCTCCCTCACCGAAGTCACCGGGTTCGGCACCAACCCGGGCGCACTGCGCATGTTCCGGTACGACCCGGCGGACCTGCCCTCCGGCGCGCCCGTCGTCGTCGCCCTGCACGGCTGCACCCAGAACGCCGGCTACGCCGCCGACAGCGGCTGGACCGCGCTCGCCGACCGCTGGCACTTCTCCGTCGTCGTCCCGCAGCAGACCTCGTCCAACAACCTCAGCGGCTGCTTCGACTGGTTCCAGTCCGGGGACATCCGGCGCGGCGACGGCGAGGCCGCCTCCATCGCCCAGATGGTGGACCGCCAGCTCGCCGACGTCCACGGCGACCCCGCCCGCGTCTACGTCACCGGACTGTCCGCCGGCGGCGGCATGACGGCGGTGATGGCGGCGACGTACCCGGAGAAGTTCCGGGCGGCCGGGATCGTCGCCGGCCTGCCCTACGACTGCTCGGACGCGGCCGGCGGCCCGTACCCGTGCATGTACGGCTGGGCGCGGCAGACCCCCGCCCAGTGGGGCGACCGCGTCCGCGGGGCCCGCCCCGGCTACACCGGTCCCTGGCCCGCCCTGACCGTCTTCCAGGGATCGGCGGACACCACGGTGAACCCCGCGAACATGACCGACCTCGTCCGGCAGTGGACGAACGTGCAGGGCGCCGACCAGAGCGCGGACGTCTCCGACACCGTGGCCGGCCACCCGCACCGGGTCTACCGCGACCCGGCCGGCAGGAGCGTGGTGGAGACCTACGCCGTCACGGGCATGGGCCACGGACAGCCCGTGGACCCGGCGACCGGCTGCGGGAGGGCCGCGCCGTACGTCCTCGACGTCCACCTCTGCGCCGCCTACCGCCTCGGCCTCGGCTGGGGCCTGGACCAGCCGCTCGGCTGA
- a CDS encoding DedA family protein encodes MTAVNPTDGPSLLAAFGALGVLAVVFAESGLLVVGFFLPGDALLLPAGVLCAGEGGQAPRLALWQVLLCAAVGAVAGGQVGYLFGRHGGRALLARTSRRRVREGTARAERLLARYGYGKALVIGRFVPMVRTVLHPAAGALGVPLRTFTVWQSVGGLLWSQSMVLAGYTLGSSVAHVEGYLLPLVAGIVVLSLLPLLAEARRTRRDRRGRRGA; translated from the coding sequence GTGACCGCCGTCAATCCGACGGACGGCCCCTCGCTGCTGGCCGCCTTCGGGGCGCTGGGGGTCCTGGCGGTGGTCTTCGCGGAGTCGGGCCTGCTCGTGGTCGGCTTCTTCCTGCCGGGTGACGCCCTGCTGCTCCCGGCCGGTGTGCTGTGCGCGGGCGAGGGCGGGCAGGCACCGCGGCTGGCGTTGTGGCAGGTGCTGCTGTGCGCGGCCGTCGGCGCGGTGGCGGGCGGTCAGGTGGGGTACCTGTTCGGACGCCACGGCGGACGGGCGCTGCTGGCCCGCACCTCCCGCCGGCGGGTGCGCGAGGGTACAGCCCGGGCGGAGCGGCTCCTGGCCCGTTACGGTTACGGGAAGGCGCTGGTCATCGGCCGTTTCGTGCCGATGGTGCGGACCGTGCTGCACCCGGCGGCCGGTGCGCTCGGCGTGCCCCTGCGGACGTTCACCGTGTGGCAGAGCGTGGGCGGTCTGCTGTGGTCGCAGAGCATGGTGCTGGCCGGCTACACCCTGGGCTCGTCGGTCGCCCACGTCGAGGGCTACCTGCTGCCGCTGGTCGCCGGGATCGTCGTGCTGTCCCTGCTCCCGCTCCTGGCGGAGGCGCGCCGCACGCGCCGCGACCGCCGGGGCCGTCGCGGCGCGTGA
- a CDS encoding alpha/beta fold hydrolase translates to MASSQVTESDLEAADGRRLHVYGTGAGAGTDGPTVFWQHGTPNVGAPPGPLFAASDRLGIRWVSYDRPGYGGSTPSGGRRVASAAADVGRVADVLGIDRFAVMGHSGGAAHALACAALLPGRVLAAVAVSGPAPFGAPGLDWFAGMAASCRASLTAAAAGREAKERFEAEAVHDPGMFTAADHAALAGDWSWFEEVVRPALAAGPGGLIDDDLAYVHDGGCDPASVRAPVLVLHGGADRVVPSAHGRWLADRCPHAELWLRPAEGHLSVLRDAEAALEWLARLT, encoded by the coding sequence ATGGCGAGTTCCCAGGTGACCGAGTCCGACCTGGAGGCGGCCGACGGCCGCAGGCTGCACGTGTACGGCACCGGTGCGGGCGCCGGCACCGACGGCCCCACCGTCTTCTGGCAGCACGGCACGCCCAACGTGGGCGCGCCGCCGGGACCGCTCTTCGCCGCCTCGGACCGGCTGGGGATCCGCTGGGTGTCCTACGACCGCCCCGGGTACGGCGGCTCGACCCCGTCGGGCGGGCGCCGGGTCGCCTCGGCCGCCGCCGACGTCGGCCGGGTCGCCGATGTGCTGGGGATCGACCGCTTCGCCGTCATGGGCCACTCGGGCGGTGCCGCGCACGCCCTCGCCTGCGCCGCGCTGCTGCCCGGGCGGGTGCTGGCAGCGGTCGCCGTGTCGGGTCCGGCCCCGTTCGGCGCGCCGGGCCTGGACTGGTTCGCCGGCATGGCCGCGTCCTGCCGGGCCTCGCTGACGGCGGCCGCGGCGGGCCGGGAGGCCAAGGAGCGGTTCGAGGCGGAGGCGGTCCACGACCCCGGCATGTTCACCGCGGCGGACCACGCGGCCCTCGCCGGTGACTGGTCGTGGTTCGAGGAGGTCGTCCGGCCGGCCCTGGCCGCCGGGCCGGGCGGGCTGATCGACGACGACCTGGCCTACGTCCACGACGGGGGCTGCGACCCCGCGTCGGTCCGCGCCCCGGTCCTCGTGCTGCACGGCGGAGCGGACAGGGTGGTGCCCAGTGCGCACGGCCGCTGGCTGGCGGACCGCTGTCCGCACGCGGAACTGTGGCTCCGCCCGGCCGAGGGGCACCTGTCGGTCCTGCGCGACGCGGAGGCGGCACTGGAGTGGCTGGCGCGGCTCACCTGA
- a CDS encoding enoyl-CoA hydratase/isomerase family protein, translated as MTDMLDTFPAFPHQALRADREGPVLRIRLSPAGQDDTLTVAVLDDLVALLDGLREQPDVRVLVLSSDGEDFCLGADRTEYQAALAEDPTGALLLRIADKAHRLCDALENTHAVTIARLHGKVIGAGLALAAFCDLRVGADDCRFRMPETAIGLPPAWGGAMGRLIAEAGAARMRELMLTCEPFDAATAHRLGVLHKVAPPAELDAAVDAWVRPLLRRSPEALALTKRMFAGYARAGRTADVALLDAHLLTAQLVRPRAQRAF; from the coding sequence ATGACCGACATGCTCGACACCTTCCCCGCCTTCCCCCACCAGGCGCTGCGCGCCGACCGGGAGGGACCGGTCCTGCGGATCCGGCTCAGTCCGGCGGGCCAGGACGACACGCTGACCGTCGCGGTCCTCGACGACCTCGTCGCCCTGCTCGACGGCCTGCGCGAACAGCCCGACGTGCGGGTGCTGGTGCTCTCGTCCGACGGCGAGGACTTCTGCCTCGGCGCCGACCGCACCGAATACCAGGCGGCGCTGGCCGAGGACCCGACGGGCGCCCTCCTGCTCCGCATCGCGGACAAGGCGCACCGTCTGTGCGACGCCCTGGAGAACACGCACGCCGTCACCATCGCCCGGCTCCACGGCAAGGTCATCGGGGCCGGCCTGGCGCTCGCCGCGTTCTGCGACCTGCGCGTGGGGGCCGACGACTGCCGGTTCCGCATGCCGGAGACGGCGATCGGCCTGCCGCCCGCCTGGGGCGGCGCGATGGGCCGCCTGATCGCCGAGGCCGGTGCAGCCAGGATGCGGGAGCTCATGCTCACCTGCGAGCCCTTCGACGCGGCCACCGCCCACCGGCTCGGTGTGCTGCACAAGGTCGCACCCCCGGCGGAACTGGACGCGGCCGTGGACGCCTGGGTCCGTCCGCTCCTGCGTCGCTCACCGGAGGCGCTCGCCCTCACCAAGCGCATGTTCGCCGGTTACGCCCGGGCCGGCCGCACCGCCGACGTCGCCCTGCTCGACGCGCACCTGCTGACCGCCCAGCTCGTCCGGCCCCGGGCACAGCGCGCGTTCTGA
- a CDS encoding cytochrome P450, with protein sequence METAITPPADRRFAVSLFSRLRTAKGQANPFPIYAELRARGGVVAAPWGGHLVTGFDLCDQILRSRDWLEPDAAWRERQGSGTRWTAPSSREMSRTLPALNPPDHTLVRRSAGMFDRASLDALRGTVGRITGRLLDSLAERLHDGEADFNALVSEELPVATIGHWLGLPAADFPRLRELTHDQVFTQELLPSASQLALSDAATAELRAYFTDLVRERRARPGHDPVSRWIAVWDTLESDRDKADRAVYFLALFVLLAALETTSTLLSTTTLLMLEHRRQWDCLALRPDLVPAAVEESLRYDAPTHVISRVASRDRVVGGVEVRRDEMVHLMVGAANRDPARHEDAELFNLHRKPAHLAFSGGIHYCLGAPLARMEAQILLHQLVGRFPRLTLVRRPSWAPRVAFRRLLNLDVALS encoded by the coding sequence GTGGAGACTGCGATAACCCCGCCTGCCGACAGACGCTTCGCCGTCTCGCTCTTCTCCCGATTGCGGACGGCGAAAGGGCAGGCCAATCCCTTTCCGATCTACGCAGAGCTGCGGGCCAGGGGTGGAGTCGTCGCAGCCCCCTGGGGTGGTCACCTCGTGACCGGCTTCGACCTGTGCGACCAGATACTGCGCAGTCGTGACTGGCTGGAACCGGACGCCGCCTGGCGGGAGCGGCAGGGCAGCGGCACACGCTGGACGGCTCCCTCCTCGCGGGAGATGAGCCGGACGCTGCCCGCGCTCAACCCGCCGGACCACACCCTGGTGCGCCGCTCGGCCGGCATGTTCGACCGGGCCTCGCTGGACGCGCTGCGGGGCACCGTGGGCCGGATCACCGGCCGGCTCCTCGACTCCCTCGCCGAGCGGCTGCACGACGGCGAGGCCGACTTCAACGCCTTGGTGAGTGAGGAACTGCCCGTCGCCACCATCGGGCATTGGCTCGGGCTGCCGGCCGCCGACTTCCCGCGGCTGCGGGAGCTGACCCACGACCAGGTCTTCACCCAGGAACTCCTGCCGTCCGCCAGTCAGCTGGCCCTGTCCGACGCGGCGACCGCGGAACTGCGCGCCTACTTCACGGATCTGGTGCGCGAGCGGCGGGCCCGCCCGGGCCACGACCCCGTGTCGCGCTGGATCGCGGTGTGGGACACCCTGGAGAGCGACCGCGACAAGGCGGACCGGGCGGTCTACTTCCTGGCGCTGTTCGTGCTGCTGGCCGCGCTGGAGACCACGTCCACCCTGCTGTCGACGACGACGCTCCTGATGCTGGAGCACCGCCGGCAGTGGGACTGCCTCGCCCTGCGCCCCGACCTGGTGCCCGCCGCCGTCGAGGAATCGTTGCGCTACGACGCGCCCACGCACGTGATCAGCCGCGTCGCCTCCCGCGACCGCGTCGTGGGGGGCGTGGAGGTCCGCAGGGACGAGATGGTCCACCTCATGGTTGGCGCGGCCAACCGCGACCCGGCCAGGCACGAGGACGCCGAGCTGTTCAACCTGCACCGCAAGCCGGCCCACCTCGCCTTCAGCGGAGGCATCCACTACTGCCTCGGCGCGCCGCTGGCCCGCATGGAGGCCCAGATCCTCCTCCACCAACTGGTCGGGCGCTTCCCGCGCCTGACCCTCGTACGCAGGCCGTCCTGGGCACCGCGCGTGGCCTTCAGGCGCCTGCTCAACCTGGACGTCGCCCTCTCATGA
- a CDS encoding cytochrome P450: MQQRPGISGPPPGCPAHGNVQLYGPQFGSDPDGHYTYLRTLGPSAPVDIAPGVEVELVTSYDAALYILQNPASFVRDSRRWNALNEGRVPEDSPALPMMGYRPNALFSDGAAHARLRQAVTDSLATVNELQLVRQTQQSADYLISQFSSERLGQAELMAEYAQPLPLLVFSDLFGCPPEIGDRVIVGISGIFDGTAGADRVLGEALTELIALKRRRPGQDLTTRLMEHSAQLSDEEVLHQLVTLLSGGTTPLSATIGTAGALMLGDEWQAGLPVEDAVSQVLWNYAPIANYAAHYPTHDVELGGRVVRANDPVVISFAAANTDPRLAEHREQLSAKAHLAFGAGPHACPAKDPAFVIAVTAVESLLNRLPDIEVRVPFKDLTWVPAPWSRSLVALPVRFTPRTVTPASAHSQEARGAAQHRAANPAPQSASASSSAPKAKPGLFSRFLAWTRGE; encoded by the coding sequence ATGCAGCAGCGTCCCGGCATATCAGGGCCTCCCCCGGGCTGCCCCGCCCACGGCAACGTCCAGCTCTACGGGCCCCAGTTCGGCTCCGACCCCGACGGGCACTACACGTACCTGCGCACGCTCGGGCCGAGCGCGCCCGTCGACATCGCCCCGGGGGTGGAGGTCGAGCTGGTCACCAGTTACGACGCCGCCCTCTACATCCTGCAGAACCCCGCTTCGTTCGTCAGGGACTCGCGGCGCTGGAACGCGCTGAACGAGGGACGCGTCCCCGAGGACAGCCCGGCCCTGCCCATGATGGGCTACCGGCCCAACGCGCTGTTCAGCGACGGGGCGGCGCACGCCCGGCTGCGCCAGGCCGTCACCGACAGTCTGGCCACCGTCAACGAGCTGCAGCTGGTGCGCCAGACCCAGCAGTCCGCCGACTACCTGATCAGCCAGTTCAGCTCCGAGCGGCTGGGCCAGGCCGAGCTGATGGCCGAGTACGCGCAGCCGCTGCCGCTGCTCGTCTTCAGCGACCTGTTCGGCTGCCCGCCGGAGATCGGTGACCGGGTCATCGTCGGGATCAGCGGCATCTTCGACGGCACCGCCGGTGCGGACCGGGTGCTCGGCGAGGCGCTCACCGAGCTGATCGCCCTCAAGCGGCGCCGGCCCGGGCAGGACCTGACGACCCGCCTGATGGAGCACTCCGCCCAGCTCTCGGACGAGGAGGTGCTGCACCAGTTGGTGACCCTGCTGTCCGGGGGCACCACGCCGCTGTCGGCCACCATCGGCACCGCCGGTGCGCTGATGCTGGGCGACGAGTGGCAGGCCGGCCTGCCGGTCGAGGACGCGGTCTCCCAGGTGCTGTGGAACTACGCGCCGATCGCCAACTACGCGGCCCACTACCCCACGCACGACGTGGAGCTGGGCGGCCGCGTGGTCCGGGCCAACGACCCGGTGGTGATCTCCTTCGCGGCGGCCAACACCGATCCGCGCCTGGCCGAGCACCGCGAGCAGCTCAGCGCCAAGGCGCACCTGGCCTTCGGGGCCGGTCCGCACGCCTGTCCCGCCAAGGACCCGGCGTTCGTGATCGCCGTGACCGCCGTCGAGTCGCTCCTGAACCGGCTGCCGGACATCGAGGTCCGGGTGCCGTTCAAGGACCTGACCTGGGTCCCGGCTCCCTGGAGCCGTTCCCTCGTGGCGCTGCCGGTCCGGTTCACCCCGCGCACGGTGACGCCCGCGTCCGCGCACTCGCAGGAGGCGCGCGGCGCCGCGCAGCACCGCGCCGCGAACCCGGCGCCGCAGTCGGCGTCGGCGTCGTCGTCCGCCCCCAAGGCCAAGCCGGGTCTGTTCAGCCGGTTCCTGGCATGGACCAGGGGGGAGTGA
- a CDS encoding ATP/GTP-binding protein encodes MYLDSGVLTAVKILVVGHFGVGKTTCIGSISEIEPLRTEEEITEASVGFDDLSGTPDKTTTTVAMDFGRLTISDEVVLYLFGTPGQERFKEMWEELSRGALGALVLVDPERLSESFPVLDLVERFGLTYAIGVNHFEGTTDYPLAEIREALNLPDRTPVITCDVRDQQSAAQALITLVRHLLTLID; translated from the coding sequence GTGTACCTGGATTCAGGGGTCCTCACCGCGGTGAAGATCCTCGTGGTGGGGCACTTCGGGGTCGGGAAGACCACGTGCATCGGAAGCATCTCCGAGATCGAGCCGCTGCGCACCGAAGAGGAGATCACCGAGGCCAGCGTCGGGTTCGACGACCTGTCGGGGACCCCGGACAAGACCACCACCACGGTCGCCATGGACTTCGGCCGCCTGACCATCAGCGACGAGGTGGTGCTGTACCTCTTCGGCACGCCGGGTCAGGAGCGCTTCAAGGAGATGTGGGAGGAGCTGTCCCGGGGGGCGCTGGGTGCTCTCGTCCTCGTCGACCCCGAGCGGCTGTCGGAGTCCTTCCCGGTCCTCGACCTGGTCGAACGCTTCGGCCTGACCTACGCCATCGGCGTCAACCACTTCGAGGGCACGACCGATTACCCCCTCGCGGAGATCCGCGAGGCGCTGAACCTGCCCGACCGGACGCCGGTCATCACCTGCGACGTACGGGACCAGCAGTCGGCAGCGCAGGCGCTGATCACCCTCGTCCGCCATCTACTGACCCTTATCGACTAG
- a CDS encoding DUF742 domain-containing protein: protein MNDEPDEELELTSALVPLFVITNGRALPPENAYERTTLVSAREGASASARTLSPEARQVLELVTEGFLSVAEVAAHTRLPLGIVRILLVEMEESGLIIARKPVPRAERIDREVLNAVLDGLKARFGA from the coding sequence GTGAATGACGAGCCGGACGAGGAGCTGGAGCTGACCTCCGCATTAGTTCCGCTGTTCGTGATCACGAACGGGCGGGCGCTGCCCCCGGAGAATGCCTACGAGCGCACGACCCTGGTGTCCGCGCGCGAGGGTGCCTCCGCTTCGGCTCGCACGCTTTCTCCGGAGGCGCGCCAGGTTCTGGAGCTGGTCACGGAGGGCTTTCTCTCCGTGGCCGAAGTGGCCGCCCACACCCGTCTGCCGCTGGGCATCGTGCGGATTCTCCTGGTGGAGATGGAGGAGAGCGGTCTGATCATCGCGAGGAAGCCCGTTCCCCGCGCCGAGCGTATCGACCGAGAAGTGCTCAACGCCGTACTCGACGGCCTCAAAGCCCGATTCGGAGCGTGA
- a CDS encoding roadblock/LC7 domain-containing protein: protein MTADLSWMLEDIVQNVPKARHAVLLSADGLPRGSTDGMAQKDVRTISAAMAGMQSLSRATSHFAGPGEDRQWNQTIIEFSHGWIFLIGAGQGAYLAAAAAPDVDMQQISFRMHRLVARLGNNLTSPPRVNADGSDGRSGRHRSQPAAGGTGIPIADLDEVIGKVEGARHAVLLGSDGLPRGATTGMSQDLADTISAAMTGIHAYSRATSQFAGVSQEAHWRQTVIEFQHGWIFLISAGRGAFLAAAAEHHADIGEFTTRLHEVVPRLSAYLAPRGEASRT, encoded by the coding sequence ATGACCGCAGACCTGTCGTGGATGCTCGAGGACATCGTGCAGAACGTGCCGAAGGCACGGCACGCCGTCCTGCTGTCCGCGGACGGCCTTCCTCGCGGCTCGACCGACGGCATGGCCCAGAAGGACGTGCGGACCATCTCCGCCGCCATGGCGGGCATGCAGTCGCTCAGCCGGGCGACCTCCCACTTCGCCGGGCCCGGGGAGGACAGGCAGTGGAATCAGACCATCATCGAGTTCTCCCACGGCTGGATCTTCCTGATCGGCGCCGGCCAGGGCGCGTACCTGGCCGCGGCGGCGGCGCCCGACGTCGACATGCAGCAGATCTCCTTCCGCATGCACCGGCTCGTCGCCCGGCTGGGCAACAACCTCACCTCGCCGCCCAGGGTGAACGCGGACGGCTCCGACGGGCGCTCGGGCCGGCACCGGTCGCAGCCGGCCGCCGGCGGCACGGGCATCCCGATCGCCGACCTGGACGAGGTGATCGGCAAGGTGGAGGGTGCCCGGCACGCCGTCCTGCTGGGCTCCGACGGCCTGCCCCGGGGCGCGACCACCGGGATGAGCCAGGACCTGGCGGACACCATCTCGGCGGCCATGACGGGAATCCACGCCTACAGCCGGGCCACCTCCCAGTTCGCCGGCGTGAGCCAGGAGGCGCACTGGAGGCAGACGGTCATCGAGTTCCAGCACGGCTGGATCTTCCTGATTTCGGCCGGCCGCGGCGCCTTCCTGGCTGCGGCCGCCGAACACCATGCCGATATCGGGGAGTTCACGACCCGTCTGCATGAGGTGGTACCGCGATTGAGCGCATATCTGGCACCACGCGGGGAGGCGAGCCGCACGTGA